TTTACAGGTTTGATGGTTTCAAAACAAAATATTCCTCCTTTTATTGTAACTTTAGCTTTAATGACTATTTTAAGAGGTTTAAGTTTTGTTTATACATCTGGAAGACCAATTTATGTCTCAAATGAACTTTTTAGAGTTATAGGTAGAGGTTATTTAGGACCTATTCCGATTCCTGTAATTATTGCAATTTTTATTGGGATAATTGGACATATTGTGCTAAAGAAAACTAAATTTGGTAGACATATTTATTCAGTTGGTGGAAATGAAGAAGCTGCTCGACTTTGTGGTGTAAATATTGATAGAACTATAATTTATGTATATACTTCTGCAGGTTTTTTAACAGCAATTAGTGGTATTATTTTAGCTTCAAGACTCTCAACCGGTTCTCCTAATGCAGGTGATGGTGCAGAATTAGATGCTATTGCTGCTGTTATATTAGGTGGTACAAGCTTTGCAGGTGGAATTGGTAGTGTGTCTGGAACATTTATCGGTGTTGCAATTATAGGTATTTTAGGAAATGGTTTAAATTTATTGAATGTTTCTTCATATAATCAGATGATGGTTAAAGGTTTAGTAATTTTATTAGCAGTTCTTGTTAATAATATTAAATTAAAAAAGCAAAATATTAGTAGATAATAAAAGGGGAGAACAAAATGGCTGATATAGGAATTTTACCACAAAAAAAGAATCCAGTTAAAAATATTTTTGGAAAAGAAAAAGCAATTATTGGTATGATACACACTAAAGCATTACCAGGAGCTCCAAGATATAATGGTGAAAGCATGGAAGAAATTATAGAGTTTTCAATTAATGATGCTAAAGCTTTAAAAGCAGGTGGGGTTGATGGCTTAATGTTTGAAAACGCCTGGGATGTTCCTTTTTCTAAACCAGAAGATATTGGTTATGAAACTGTTGCAGCATTAACTGTTTTGGCAAATGAAGTAACAAAAGAAGTTGATTTACCATTTGGATTCAATTTTTTAGCAAATGGAGTTATTCAGTCTTT
Above is a window of Halanaerobium saccharolyticum subsp. saccharolyticum DSM 6643 DNA encoding:
- a CDS encoding ABC transporter permease encodes the protein MNQLENKISFKDRIKNFFGEKGSAALGLIILFVFMTFMSDRFLTFSNLLNVARQASINGIIAVGMTYIIITKGIDLSAGALVALTGTVAAGLIMNMGLPIMIAIILTLIVGALVGSFTGLMVSKQNIPPFIVTLALMTILRGLSFVYTSGRPIYVSNELFRVIGRGYLGPIPIPVIIAIFIGIIGHIVLKKTKFGRHIYSVGGNEEAARLCGVNIDRTIIYVYTSAGFLTAISGIILASRLSTGSPNAGDGAELDAIAAVILGGTSFAGGIGSVSGTFIGVAIIGILGNGLNLLNVSSYNQMMVKGLVILLAVLVNNIKLKKQNISR